In a single window of the Pseudodesulfovibrio profundus genome:
- a CDS encoding PPC domain-containing DNA-binding protein, translating to MEYTRFDSKLLMRLDPGEEIVESMTAVCSKENIQLGVVSGIGAVNKATVGLFNPVTKEYFSTTMEKDFEVTNLTGNVSQMNGEVYLHLHATLADLDHNAFGGHLNAATVSATAEIWIDIVDGAVDREFSETIGLNLLKF from the coding sequence ATGGAGTATACACGTTTTGATTCAAAACTGCTGATGCGCCTTGACCCCGGTGAAGAGATCGTTGAGTCCATGACGGCTGTCTGTAGCAAGGAAAATATTCAGCTTGGCGTTGTGTCAGGAATCGGTGCAGTGAACAAAGCCACTGTGGGCCTGTTCAATCCGGTGACCAAGGAGTATTTTTCCACGACCATGGAAAAAGATTTCGAAGTCACCAACCTCACCGGCAATGTCTCTCAGATGAATGGGGAAGTATACCTTCATCTCCACGCAACCCTCGCTGATCTGGACCACAATGCCTTTGGCGGCCACCTGAATGCGGCCACTGTCAGTGCCACTGCGGAAATCTGGATTGATATCGTGGACGGTGCTGTTGATCGCGAATTCAGTGAGACAATCGGATTGAACTTGCTGAAGTTCTAA